The Sporosarcina ureae genome includes a region encoding these proteins:
- a CDS encoding YbbR-like domain-containing protein, with protein MDKFMDSPWFLRLTALFLAIMLFLSVKAEDQSSRNTIGDMFDLMQDVPVEVYYDTENLVVTGVPDMVNMTIEGPAQIVQTTKLLKDFTLKLDLQNLTLGEHNVRIQAENLSDKLDVRLDPATVSINIEEKVTQSFRVDPEMNTRLLAEGYEVKSMGVQPSSINVTGAKSVVDAISFVKASITNEGSLDKPFEQKSRVRVLDRDLNKLSVSLDPEEVTVKVDIQEYSREVPLTLQQKGQSPTGITVESAAPVDQSVRIHGPKSAVDAIKEIPVELDITKITKSGKVEADIKKPEGITKVTPSKLKVQVKVSGETSDVSKKTDDSKES; from the coding sequence ATGGATAAATTCATGGACAGCCCCTGGTTTTTACGACTGACTGCTCTTTTTTTAGCCATTATGCTGTTTTTATCAGTAAAAGCTGAGGATCAATCTAGTCGTAATACAATAGGTGATATGTTTGATCTTATGCAAGACGTACCCGTAGAAGTATATTACGATACGGAGAATTTGGTAGTAACCGGAGTACCTGACATGGTCAATATGACAATTGAAGGACCAGCCCAAATTGTCCAGACTACAAAATTGTTAAAGGATTTTACACTGAAATTAGATTTGCAAAATTTGACACTCGGTGAACACAATGTACGTATACAAGCAGAAAACTTATCAGACAAACTGGATGTTCGACTTGACCCTGCAACAGTGAGTATCAATATTGAGGAAAAGGTAACTCAATCATTCCGTGTCGATCCAGAGATGAATACCAGATTACTAGCAGAAGGCTATGAAGTGAAAAGCATGGGAGTTCAACCCTCTTCGATTAATGTTACAGGTGCGAAAAGTGTTGTGGATGCAATTAGTTTCGTAAAAGCTTCTATTACAAACGAGGGTAGCCTGGATAAGCCTTTTGAGCAAAAATCTCGTGTTCGCGTATTGGATCGTGACTTAAATAAGCTTTCCGTTTCATTGGATCCAGAAGAAGTCACGGTCAAAGTAGATATTCAGGAATATAGTCGTGAAGTTCCGTTAACGTTGCAACAGAAGGGACAATCACCGACTGGAATAACCGTTGAAAGTGCTGCACCCGTAGATCAATCAGTTCGCATTCACGGTCCAAAGAGTGCAGTAGATGCAATCAAAGAAATTCCAGTAGAACTGGATATCACTAAAATAACTAAATCCGGAAAAGTGGAAGCAGACATAAAGAAACCTGAAGGGATTACTAAAGTGACACCTTCCAAATTAAAAGTTCAGGTGAAGGTTTCAGGTGAAACTTCTGATGTTTCAAAAAAGACGGATGATAGTAAAGAATCGTAA
- the putP gene encoding sodium/proline symporter PutP, which translates to MTEQMYQLISIIVYMAAMLFIGWYAFKRTSNLTDYMLGGRSLGPAVTALSAGASDMSGWLLMGLPGAIYLSGLGEAWLAIGLTVGAYLNWLFVAPRLRAYTQVSNNSITIPSFLENRLKDTSRLLRVASGIIILAFFTFYVSSGMVAGGKFFQSSFGLDYHTGLIIVSVVVLAYTLFGGFLAVSYTDFIQGLIMFLALILVPSFGIFITGGFSETAASIREVDPSLFNFVSGVSVVGIISSLAWGLGYFGQPHIIVRFMAISSVKETKSARRIGIGWMLLSLIGAIATALIGIAYFQQNSADLADPETVFIVLGQLIFHPLIAGIMLAAVLAAIMSTISSQLIVTSSALIEDLYKAVFKTNASDSRYVFLGRLAVLFVTIVAILLAWPNKESVLKLVSFAWAGFGGAFGPIILLSLYWRKLTAKGALYGMIAGAITVGVWGNVKFLSSTLYEIVPGFAICLLVAVVVSKATYTHNSIIEKEYDETMELLEEEK; encoded by the coding sequence ATGACAGAACAAATGTATCAGCTTATTTCCATAATCGTGTACATGGCGGCTATGCTATTCATTGGTTGGTATGCGTTCAAACGTACATCGAACCTGACGGATTATATGCTTGGTGGACGTTCGCTCGGGCCGGCTGTTACAGCACTAAGTGCCGGAGCTTCCGATATGTCCGGTTGGCTGTTGATGGGACTGCCGGGTGCCATTTATTTAAGTGGATTAGGTGAAGCTTGGCTTGCGATTGGCTTAACGGTAGGTGCTTATTTGAACTGGCTGTTTGTGGCGCCGCGTTTACGTGCATACACACAAGTTTCAAATAACTCTATCACGATTCCGAGTTTCCTTGAAAACAGGTTAAAAGATACTTCTCGTTTATTGCGGGTGGCTTCAGGGATCATTATTTTAGCATTCTTCACGTTCTACGTATCCTCAGGTATGGTAGCAGGAGGGAAGTTCTTTCAAAGTTCATTCGGTTTAGACTATCATACAGGACTCATTATTGTTTCGGTAGTAGTGTTAGCGTATACCTTATTCGGTGGATTCTTGGCGGTGAGTTATACGGATTTCATCCAGGGATTGATTATGTTTTTAGCGCTCATTTTAGTGCCTTCATTTGGTATTTTTATTACAGGTGGATTTTCAGAAACTGCAGCGAGTATAAGAGAAGTCGATCCTTCGCTCTTTAACTTTGTATCGGGTGTGAGTGTGGTAGGAATCATTTCCTCACTGGCATGGGGACTAGGTTACTTCGGACAGCCGCATATTATCGTTCGCTTTATGGCGATCAGTTCTGTTAAAGAGACGAAAAGTGCTAGACGGATCGGTATTGGCTGGATGTTACTGAGCTTGATAGGTGCAATTGCTACCGCATTAATTGGTATCGCGTATTTTCAGCAAAACAGCGCAGACTTGGCAGATCCAGAAACGGTCTTTATCGTTCTCGGACAGCTCATCTTCCATCCGTTAATTGCAGGTATCATGCTAGCCGCTGTCTTGGCGGCTATTATGAGTACAATATCATCTCAATTGATCGTGACATCATCTGCTTTGATTGAAGACTTGTATAAAGCAGTTTTCAAAACAAACGCTTCAGATAGTCGCTATGTATTTTTAGGCCGCCTGGCAGTTCTGTTCGTGACGATTGTCGCTATATTACTGGCTTGGCCAAATAAAGAATCTGTCTTGAAATTGGTTTCATTCGCTTGGGCAGGGTTTGGTGGAGCTTTCGGTCCTATTATACTCTTATCATTATATTGGAGAAAGCTAACGGCTAAAGGTGCACTATACGGTATGATCGCTGGTGCTATTACAGTCGGTGTTTGGGGTAACGTCAAGTTCTTATCGAGTACATTATATGAAATTGTTCCAGGGTTTGCGATTTGTCTCCTTGTGGCGGTTGTAGTAAGTAAAGCAACGTATACACACAACTCCATAATTGAAAAAGAATACGATGAAACAATGGAATTGCTTGAAGAAGAAAAGTAA
- the cdaA gene encoding diadenylate cyclase CdaA: MPGLEQVTTLAPIEILKNIVDVLLVWFVLYKLITIIKGTKAVQLLKGIFVILIGRYITEWLGLKTLQWMMEEVLRFGFLAAIIIFQPELRRALEQLGRGRLFARTAMQEEEERDRLIEAFVKSVSYMAKRRIGALITIEKETGLSEYIETGTPMNSHITSELLINIFIPNTPLHDGAVIVTKNRIAAAGCYLPLSESAFISKELGTRHRAALGISEVTDSVTIIVSEETGAISLAVEGEINRKLDIEEFEKLLRISWFGNTTGQTDTSLWKWGKRKNG; encoded by the coding sequence ATGCCGGGTTTGGAGCAAGTAACAACATTAGCACCAATAGAAATACTGAAAAATATTGTGGATGTGCTTCTTGTTTGGTTCGTACTCTATAAGTTAATTACTATTATTAAAGGAACAAAAGCTGTTCAATTATTGAAAGGTATTTTCGTGATTTTAATAGGCCGCTATATTACGGAATGGCTCGGTTTGAAGACCCTTCAATGGATGATGGAGGAAGTACTTCGATTCGGTTTTTTGGCTGCAATTATCATATTCCAGCCTGAATTACGTAGAGCCTTAGAGCAACTAGGACGGGGGAGGCTCTTTGCGCGGACTGCTATGCAGGAGGAAGAAGAGCGTGATCGCTTAATTGAGGCATTCGTTAAATCCGTTAGCTATATGGCGAAGCGGCGAATTGGTGCGTTAATCACCATTGAAAAAGAAACAGGTCTTAGTGAATATATTGAAACAGGTACCCCTATGAATTCACACATTACTTCCGAACTTCTTATTAATATTTTTATTCCAAACACGCCATTGCATGACGGTGCGGTCATTGTGACGAAAAACCGTATTGCTGCTGCGGGTTGTTATTTACCATTGTCAGAAAGTGCGTTTATCTCCAAAGAACTTGGAACACGACATCGTGCTGCGCTTGGTATCAGTGAGGTCACTGATTCGGTAACTATCATTGTTTCAGAAGAAACCGGTGCCATCAGCCTAGCCGTAGAAGGGGAAATCAATCGTAAATTAGATATCGAGGAGTTCGAAAAACTATTACGTATTTCCTGGTTCGGTAACACTACAGGACAAACAGATACTTCTCTATGGAAGTGGGGGAAGAGAAAAAATGGATAA
- a CDS encoding YbjQ family protein: protein MLHTTTNMLQGRTIETYHGIVSGETIMGANIVRDIFASVTDIVGGRSAAYESKLTEARQTALDEMSRKANAMGANAVIGVDLDFEMVREGMMMCIATGTAVTYRDGE, encoded by the coding sequence TTGTTACACACGACAACTAACATGCTGCAAGGCCGGACTATTGAAACGTATCACGGGATTGTATCAGGAGAAACCATTATGGGGGCAAATATCGTACGGGATATTTTTGCATCCGTGACGGATATTGTAGGGGGACGTAGTGCTGCCTATGAAAGTAAATTAACTGAAGCACGTCAAACAGCACTGGATGAAATGTCCCGGAAAGCAAATGCCATGGGGGCGAACGCTGTCATCGGTGTCGATTTGGATTTCGAAATGGTACGTGAAGGTATGATGATGTGTATCGCAACGGGTACAGCCGTTACGTATCGCGATGGAGAGTAA
- a CDS encoding ATP-binding protein, protein MQKKGIRQQYIKVFIVSIVIAIVGMASMYFYASNTWDELDDQQQNSYAKSKQIEEISDSIQDLFFRIRGYYAFQIEDELNHAYQAIEDIHSHSKEFRSFQLNAEEQQIIAEIDSFLIEYEKVILPKAIQFVEENDYDSLRNLANSGANLTVNSFIKYANEYKDSSKDKQRLATDHTMQQTKYFFLIITIFGFIFLLIPIYMVWNVIHRVVKPIEEITHAADQYETEGTVLFHPIQTENEIGALSQSIHKMMERIQMNEQDLLSQNEELITQQDELFNRQTKMEFALSEARFSRVRLERYNGLSHILSFSLDKQEVCDQTFDYLNQVYQSDLGFLWLPSSGIHALKGISQEFFDEIKYERLEYIRTRLETESYFIIKREAEYEKGIASSITYVYDFVVGIYNVDNELSVVSVLSRIGKPFTEDDQKDLYGLLKRIAIAVDRIEQYELISHERQLNRNILDSINEGIRFVSNRDEKDKYNAALFDLLGMEPETEHNAWSREEWTENFLKQIHDPVRYKAFLDEAIQSESTKFITNEYVLSLPSEQSRVMNVYSVPIIIQDEKVGTIFVHRDITHEHEVNKMKTELVSTVSHELRTPLSSILGFSELLLNKDMDDTRKKRYLETIHSEANRLTALINDFLDLQRMEAGRQSYTIEDISINEVVEKAVANLLIQSPHHTIKVQDLTYSSMVRADYNRILQVFTNLVGNAIKFSPDGGSVNITLFNQQDAVTVSIADEGIGIPSDTIGHLFEKFYRFDNSYSRKIGGTGLGLSICKEVIQDHNGKIWADSEENVGTTIFFSLPLKQQLSIEKIDFDKPLVVIVEDDVSIPLLLGEELSSKDFSVIHHSKVSKAFACIEKRKPAAVVVDLMLDEGESGWDLISKMKDHTQTESIPIVISSSLEKEPLLMEKFHVSEFLTKPYPLSNLSSIIMETMERSDGLILYPQND, encoded by the coding sequence GTGCAAAAAAAAGGAATACGCCAACAATACATAAAAGTATTTATCGTTTCAATAGTCATCGCGATTGTCGGAATGGCTAGTATGTACTTCTATGCAAGTAACACTTGGGATGAACTAGATGATCAACAGCAAAACTCTTATGCAAAATCGAAACAAATAGAGGAAATATCTGATTCAATTCAAGATCTATTCTTTCGGATCCGGGGTTACTATGCGTTTCAAATTGAGGATGAATTAAACCATGCTTATCAAGCAATCGAAGATATTCATTCTCATTCCAAGGAATTTAGATCGTTTCAACTGAACGCAGAAGAACAACAAATCATTGCGGAAATTGATAGCTTCTTAATCGAATACGAAAAGGTCATCCTCCCGAAAGCCATACAATTTGTTGAAGAAAATGATTATGACAGCTTACGGAACCTGGCAAATAGTGGTGCTAATCTAACCGTCAATAGCTTCATTAAATATGCCAATGAATACAAAGACTCTTCAAAGGATAAGCAAAGACTGGCAACTGATCATACGATGCAACAAACTAAATATTTCTTTTTAATCATCACCATATTCGGCTTCATCTTCTTACTTATTCCAATCTATATGGTTTGGAACGTTATCCACCGTGTGGTTAAGCCAATAGAAGAAATCACACATGCAGCAGATCAGTATGAAACAGAAGGCACAGTACTATTCCACCCCATTCAGACAGAGAATGAAATCGGCGCACTCTCACAATCTATCCATAAAATGATGGAGCGCATTCAAATGAATGAGCAAGATCTCCTTTCTCAAAACGAAGAATTAATTACACAGCAAGATGAATTATTCAATCGCCAGACTAAAATGGAATTCGCTTTATCAGAAGCTCGCTTTTCCCGAGTTCGTTTGGAACGTTACAATGGCTTGAGTCATATCCTTTCATTCTCACTGGATAAGCAAGAAGTATGCGATCAAACTTTCGACTATTTAAATCAAGTCTATCAATCCGATTTAGGTTTTCTTTGGCTTCCTAGCAGCGGAATTCATGCATTAAAAGGAATTTCACAAGAATTTTTTGATGAAATAAAATACGAACGGCTAGAGTATATAAGAACCCGACTTGAAACAGAGTCCTATTTCATTATCAAGCGGGAAGCGGAATATGAAAAAGGCATAGCTAGCAGTATTACATATGTCTATGACTTTGTGGTAGGTATCTATAATGTCGATAATGAATTAAGCGTCGTGTCCGTCCTCTCACGTATTGGCAAACCGTTTACGGAAGACGATCAAAAAGATTTATACGGTTTGCTTAAGCGAATTGCCATTGCAGTGGACCGAATTGAGCAATATGAACTCATTAGTCACGAACGTCAGTTGAATCGAAACATCCTAGATAGCATCAATGAAGGCATCCGTTTTGTTTCAAATAGAGATGAGAAAGATAAGTATAATGCAGCCTTATTCGATTTACTGGGCATGGAGCCTGAAACCGAGCACAACGCATGGTCTCGAGAAGAGTGGACGGAGAATTTTCTAAAACAAATCCATGATCCTGTCCGTTACAAAGCATTTCTAGATGAAGCAATTCAATCCGAATCCACGAAATTCATTACTAACGAATATGTACTTTCACTACCTTCTGAACAATCTCGGGTCATGAATGTGTATAGTGTCCCTATTATTATTCAAGATGAAAAAGTCGGTACAATCTTCGTACACCGTGATATTACTCATGAACACGAAGTCAATAAAATGAAAACAGAATTGGTTTCGACTGTCAGTCATGAATTACGCACACCTTTGTCTAGCATCCTTGGATTCTCTGAACTTTTACTAAACAAAGATATGGATGATACCCGCAAGAAACGGTATCTTGAGACGATTCATAGCGAGGCAAACCGCCTAACTGCCCTTATTAATGATTTCTTAGATCTTCAGCGGATGGAAGCTGGTCGTCAATCGTACACGATAGAGGATATATCAATCAATGAAGTGGTCGAAAAGGCTGTGGCTAATTTACTCATTCAATCACCTCACCATACGATAAAAGTGCAAGATCTAACTTATTCATCCATGGTCAGAGCCGACTATAATCGCATTTTGCAAGTATTCACGAATTTGGTGGGAAATGCCATTAAATTCTCTCCTGACGGTGGAAGTGTGAACATCACTCTGTTCAATCAACAAGACGCTGTTACTGTTTCCATAGCGGACGAAGGCATTGGAATTCCTTCAGATACTATTGGACATCTTTTTGAGAAATTTTATCGATTCGATAATAGTTATAGTAGAAAAATTGGTGGTACAGGTCTCGGTCTATCTATTTGTAAAGAGGTTATACAAGATCATAATGGAAAGATTTGGGCCGATTCTGAAGAAAATGTAGGTACGACTATTTTCTTTTCCCTTCCTTTAAAACAGCAATTATCAATAGAAAAAATCGACTTTGATAAACCTTTGGTGGTGATAGTGGAAGATGATGTGAGTATTCCCTTATTACTTGGTGAAGAGCTGTCAAGCAAAGATTTTTCAGTCATTCATCATTCCAAAGTAAGCAAAGCATTTGCATGTATAGAAAAAAGGAAACCTGCCGCAGTCGTCGTTGATCTAATGCTAGACGAAGGTGAAAGTGGCTGGGATCTGATTAGTAAAATGAAAGATCATACTCAAACGGAATCAATTCCTATTGTTATATCTTCTTCACTAGAAAAAGAACCGCTACTGATGGAGAAATTTCATGTTAGTGAATTTTTGACGAAACCTTATCCTCTCAGCAATTTATCATCCATTATCATGGAGACTATGGAACGATCGGATGGACTGATTTTATATCCACAGAACGACTAA
- a CDS encoding diguanylate cyclase, translating to MSQKKYQNMLAQRTENIFEEWKARGSLTERELYYFLHKLKGTSGTIGLQQLSLFCASQLEILTSSNDQKIPVSSLENLKNRIRSHFDSTIDVKKEEFQLPDRYINRLDTETFVLIIDQDLEFVSYLKELLEKLGAQVIISLNGKRGIEQFYSMRPSIVIIDAKLPDMTGFEVLDQIAEPARQKNTTLAISSEEVTKEILIETYRRGAMDLISKPFDMDVFFPYLFNRQMRQHAISSSMITDSLTGVGNRRYFDETINILAKKADQSETTFSLVIIDLDHFKQVNDLYGHPAGDEVLQRFGEIIKEEKREGDYGFRYGGEEFALLFDNIHAEDTVHAVERIREKFNDAIFTSNEETFEVTFSAGSATYEGNTANLVSAADQALYEAKRSGRNQTVIYDQSKRKVKRKLIVIIVDDDSFIRQILQQTLLGLNSSDIDITVKTYADGPSFLEDDWYSPDAYFIVLLDGVMPKMDGLEVLSRLKSDHAKTNVTVSMMTARKSANDIKAALWLGADDYIIKPFQPAEVLGRIDKLANRLFDKRE from the coding sequence GTGAGTCAAAAAAAATACCAGAATATGCTAGCACAACGAACAGAGAATATCTTTGAAGAGTGGAAAGCGCGTGGTAGTTTAACGGAAAGGGAATTATATTATTTTCTTCATAAATTGAAGGGAACGTCCGGGACAATCGGATTGCAACAGTTGTCTCTCTTTTGTGCGTCACAATTAGAGATTCTAACGTCATCCAACGATCAAAAAATACCTGTTTCTTCATTAGAAAATTTGAAGAATCGTATTCGTTCGCATTTTGATAGTACGATTGACGTGAAAAAAGAAGAATTTCAATTACCTGATCGCTATATCAATCGTCTGGATACAGAAACGTTCGTTCTCATTATTGATCAAGATTTAGAATTCGTGTCTTACTTAAAGGAATTGCTTGAGAAGCTTGGAGCTCAAGTAATTATTTCATTGAATGGGAAGCGTGGAATTGAACAGTTCTACTCTATGAGACCAAGTATTGTCATCATAGATGCAAAATTACCTGATATGACAGGCTTTGAAGTGCTGGATCAAATTGCAGAACCTGCGCGACAAAAAAACACGACTTTAGCCATCTCAAGTGAAGAAGTGACGAAAGAAATTTTAATTGAAACGTATCGTAGAGGTGCTATGGATTTGATTTCAAAACCTTTTGATATGGATGTCTTTTTCCCTTATTTGTTCAATCGGCAAATGCGTCAGCATGCGATTAGTAGCAGTATGATTACAGATAGCTTGACGGGTGTGGGCAATCGACGCTACTTCGATGAAACCATTAATATATTGGCTAAAAAAGCCGATCAATCTGAAACGACTTTTTCACTGGTCATAATAGATTTGGATCATTTTAAACAAGTAAATGACCTGTATGGACATCCTGCAGGCGATGAAGTACTGCAAAGGTTTGGCGAAATTATTAAAGAAGAAAAGCGCGAAGGTGATTATGGCTTCCGTTATGGCGGAGAAGAATTTGCTTTATTATTTGATAACATCCATGCAGAAGATACAGTGCATGCCGTTGAGCGAATTCGAGAAAAGTTCAATGACGCTATATTTACTTCTAATGAAGAGACGTTCGAGGTGACCTTCTCAGCAGGCAGTGCAACATATGAAGGAAATACTGCCAACTTGGTATCTGCTGCTGATCAGGCACTTTATGAAGCAAAGCGTTCAGGACGAAATCAAACGGTGATTTACGACCAGAGTAAACGAAAAGTCAAGCGTAAATTGATCGTCATTATCGTTGACGATGATTCATTCATCAGGCAAATTCTTCAGCAAACATTGCTAGGATTAAATTCTTCGGATATTGATATTACAGTAAAAACGTATGCTGATGGCCCTTCGTTTCTAGAAGATGACTGGTATAGTCCAGACGCTTATTTTATCGTACTACTCGATGGTGTCATGCCAAAAATGGACGGTCTTGAAGTATTAAGTCGATTAAAGAGTGACCATGCCAAAACAAATGTCACGGTATCCATGATGACGGCTAGAAAAAGTGCAAATGATATTAAGGCTGCGCTCTGGCTTGGAGCAGACGACTATATTATTAAGCCATTCCAACCAGCAGAAGTACTCGGACGAATCGATAAATTAGCTAATCGGTTATTTGATAAAAGAGAATAG
- a CDS encoding YtoQ family protein yields the protein MRLTVYLAGEIHTSWRDEVKQQAKDLQLPVDFVGPMEDHDRSDNIGEEILGEQPGKLFKDAAASSFNNLRTEILMKKSDVVIALFGEQYKQWNTAMDASAAVAFGKPLILIRQENHHHPLKELSRKAHVTVESVDQAVLALKYIFE from the coding sequence ATGCGATTAACAGTATACTTAGCTGGGGAAATTCACACATCTTGGCGAGATGAAGTCAAACAACAAGCAAAAGATCTACAATTACCTGTCGATTTTGTCGGCCCCATGGAAGATCATGACCGCTCAGACAACATCGGCGAAGAAATTCTAGGCGAACAACCCGGTAAACTATTTAAAGATGCCGCAGCTTCTAGCTTTAATAACTTACGAACGGAAATTTTAATGAAAAAATCAGATGTTGTTATCGCGTTATTTGGTGAACAATACAAACAGTGGAATACCGCAATGGACGCCAGTGCAGCAGTCGCTTTCGGAAAACCACTTATTCTGATTCGTCAGGAAAATCATCATCACCCTTTAAAAGAGCTATCTCGCAAAGCACATGTTACCGTAGAATCAGTTGATCAAGCAGTCTTAGCATTGAAATATATTTTTGAGTAA
- a CDS encoding YwbE family protein has protein sequence MNGQNRADVKPGLRVAVILKKDQRSGVKTEGIVKDLLTNSSFHPHGIKVRLEDGQVGRVAEILA, from the coding sequence ATGAATGGACAAAATCGAGCAGATGTAAAACCTGGATTACGAGTAGCCGTTATTTTAAAGAAAGATCAGCGAAGCGGTGTAAAAACAGAAGGCATCGTTAAAGATTTGCTGACCAATTCCAGTTTTCATCCGCACGGGATTAAAGTACGGCTTGAAGATGGACAAGTTGGTCGTGTAGCAGAAATATTAGCATAA
- the glmM gene encoding phosphoglucosamine mutase, whose translation MTQYFGTDGVRGVANKELTPELAFKLGRIGGYLFTKDAEEKAEVLVGRDTRISGLMLENALIAGLLSVGVEVMKLGVISTPGVAYLTRVMNAQAGVMISASHNPVEDNGIKFFGDTGFKLTDAQEEEFEKLLNAEEDTLPRPVGGNVGTITEYFEGGQKYIQYLKQIVDEDFENIHVALDCAHGATSVLATHVFADLDADLTTMGASPNGLNINDGVGSTHPEALATLVVEKSADIGLAFDGDGDRLIAVDEKGNIVDGDQIMFIVARYLHSKGRLKSDTIVSTVMSNLGFYKALEEFGMKSVQTAVGDRYVVEEMRNNHYNLGGEQSGHIIFMDYNTTGDGLLTALQLVNIMQQTGKKLSELASEMKVYPQKLINIRVKDKYAVMENMRIVGVINEVEKEMNGQGRVLVRPSGTEPLVRVMVESETEAQCVDYADRISQVVKEEMGLE comes from the coding sequence ATGACACAGTATTTTGGAACAGATGGCGTCAGAGGTGTAGCAAACAAGGAGCTTACACCTGAACTGGCATTTAAATTAGGCAGAATCGGTGGATACTTATTCACTAAAGATGCAGAGGAAAAAGCAGAAGTACTAGTAGGAAGAGATACACGGATTTCTGGCTTAATGCTTGAAAATGCCTTAATCGCAGGCCTATTATCTGTTGGTGTGGAAGTGATGAAGTTAGGCGTAATTAGTACACCAGGCGTAGCCTATTTAACACGTGTCATGAACGCCCAGGCAGGCGTTATGATTTCAGCATCACATAATCCCGTTGAAGATAATGGAATTAAGTTCTTCGGAGATACTGGCTTTAAATTAACTGATGCACAAGAAGAGGAATTCGAAAAACTATTAAATGCAGAAGAAGATACATTACCCCGTCCGGTTGGAGGGAACGTTGGAACCATTACGGAATATTTTGAAGGCGGTCAAAAATATATTCAATACTTGAAACAAATTGTCGATGAGGACTTCGAAAATATCCATGTAGCGCTTGATTGCGCACATGGAGCAACATCGGTCTTGGCAACCCATGTATTTGCAGACTTGGATGCAGATCTGACTACAATGGGTGCTTCTCCAAACGGCTTGAATATCAATGATGGCGTTGGATCTACACATCCCGAAGCGCTTGCAACACTTGTAGTAGAAAAAAGTGCAGATATCGGTCTAGCATTTGATGGTGATGGTGATCGTCTAATCGCAGTTGATGAAAAAGGTAATATCGTCGATGGCGATCAAATTATGTTCATTGTAGCTCGATACTTACATAGCAAAGGCAGGTTAAAATCAGATACAATTGTCTCCACTGTGATGAGTAATTTGGGCTTCTATAAAGCTCTAGAGGAATTTGGCATGAAGAGTGTTCAAACAGCTGTAGGCGATCGTTACGTTGTAGAAGAAATGCGTAATAATCATTATAATCTTGGCGGTGAGCAATCAGGCCACATTATCTTCATGGATTACAATACAACGGGAGATGGCTTGCTAACGGCATTGCAACTTGTTAACATCATGCAGCAAACAGGAAAAAAATTATCGGAACTAGCTAGTGAAATGAAAGTGTATCCACAGAAACTTATTAATATTCGTGTAAAAGATAAATATGCGGTCATGGAAAATATGCGTATTGTCGGAGTGATTAATGAGGTAGAGAAAGAGATGAATGGCCAGGGAAGAGTACTAGTGCGTCCTTCGGGTACGGAGCCTCTCGTCCGTGTAATGGTCGAATCTGAAACAGAAGCACAGTGTGTAGATTATGCAGATCGGATCTCACAAGTAGTAAAAGAAGAAATGGGTCTAGAGTAA
- a CDS encoding response regulator transcription factor, giving the protein MLLTDTLEFEGFQVEEAEDGVDALEKIGGKQYDAILLDYMMPRMTGLELLERLQPLKLTIPIIMLTAKAQQADQDVALAKGASYFVPKPFSPNELAELVKSLF; this is encoded by the coding sequence ATGTTGCTCACGGACACTTTGGAATTTGAAGGATTTCAAGTAGAAGAAGCTGAAGACGGAGTAGATGCTTTAGAAAAGATCGGAGGCAAGCAATACGACGCCATTCTTTTAGATTACATGATGCCACGTATGACAGGTTTGGAATTATTAGAGCGTCTACAACCGCTGAAACTGACAATACCTATTATTATGCTCACTGCGAAAGCGCAGCAAGCAGATCAGGACGTTGCTTTAGCTAAAGGGGCCTCTTATTTTGTACCCAAACCATTTAGCCCGAATGAACTGGCCGAATTAGTTAAATCACTATTTTGA